A window from Photobacterium atrarenae encodes these proteins:
- a CDS encoding acetyl/propionyl/methylcrotonyl-CoA carboxylase subunit alpha has translation MIATASRKVSRLLVANRGEIACRIMKTAHAMGIETIAVYSEADRHAKHVHLADHAVLIGPAPAQASYLDVSRIVAAATALNADAIHPGYGFLSENAELARACEKNNLIFIGPPVKAMLAMSSKSEAKSIMARAQVPLLPGYHGEDNHLNVLVKSAADIGYPVLVKAALGGGGKGMRIVEHADALPEAIRSAKREAQSAFGDDLVLIEKYLTNPRHIEVQVFADMDGNTVYLSDRDCSIQRRHQKIVEEAPAPNLPKRLRSAMGEAAVNAAKAIGYVGAGTVEFLLDAQGNFYFMEMNTRLQVEHPVTELITGQDLVQWQILVAEGKPLPLQQNEIVHQGHAIEVRIYAEDPTQDFLPSSGVLTYLHEPEQSDPSVSGNVQIRVDSGVRQGDSVTSHYDPMLAKLIVWSPDRAGTIHQLSKALADYRMIGLATNIGYLQQVLNHPVFIQAAMTTHFIQDHQTDLSGDNVPAVHFQPSQQNAQVVRVPITALFAAVSAINSTPPVSHWRLNQRPFRIVPVHSLQGETYLFRFEIERADPTLSAQTSQALCLTEITINDDKFSLEPDANHMHLRASSSQDDEQLYELELQAQRYRFAQIHRDTRTHIFYQRWHTPYLTGHDIEREQSHEDQAQQAIAPLNGIVTALHCQAGDIVEKDQPLLVIEAMKMEYTVQAPYSGTVSTVLYAVGDQVAHGDLLVELTE, from the coding sequence ATGATCGCCACAGCCAGCCGCAAGGTATCCCGGCTATTGGTGGCAAACCGGGGAGAAATCGCCTGTCGGATTATGAAAACCGCGCATGCCATGGGGATTGAAACCATTGCAGTCTACTCAGAGGCCGACCGACACGCTAAGCATGTTCACCTGGCTGATCACGCGGTGCTCATCGGCCCGGCGCCAGCCCAAGCCTCCTACCTGGATGTCTCCCGGATTGTCGCGGCTGCCACCGCACTGAATGCTGATGCCATTCACCCCGGTTACGGCTTTCTGTCCGAAAATGCTGAACTGGCACGAGCCTGCGAAAAAAACAACCTGATTTTTATCGGCCCCCCGGTCAAGGCCATGCTGGCCATGAGCTCCAAATCGGAAGCGAAAAGTATTATGGCGCGCGCCCAAGTCCCGCTCCTGCCCGGTTATCACGGCGAGGACAACCATCTGAATGTGCTCGTTAAATCCGCAGCGGATATCGGCTACCCGGTGCTGGTCAAAGCGGCACTGGGTGGCGGCGGTAAAGGAATGCGCATTGTTGAGCATGCGGATGCGCTGCCGGAAGCGATCCGCAGCGCCAAACGGGAAGCACAGTCCGCTTTTGGCGACGATCTGGTTCTGATTGAAAAATACCTTACCAACCCACGCCATATCGAAGTTCAGGTGTTTGCCGATATGGACGGCAATACTGTCTATCTATCTGATCGAGACTGTTCTATTCAGCGTCGGCATCAGAAAATTGTCGAAGAAGCCCCGGCACCGAACCTGCCGAAACGCTTACGCTCGGCAATGGGTGAAGCCGCCGTCAATGCTGCCAAGGCCATCGGCTACGTGGGGGCCGGAACCGTCGAGTTTCTGCTTGATGCACAAGGCAACTTCTACTTCATGGAGATGAACACCCGACTTCAGGTCGAGCACCCGGTCACAGAGCTCATCACAGGGCAAGATTTAGTCCAGTGGCAAATCCTTGTGGCCGAAGGCAAACCGCTGCCCCTACAACAAAATGAAATCGTGCACCAGGGCCATGCCATTGAAGTCCGGATTTACGCCGAAGACCCGACCCAGGACTTCCTGCCCTCTTCCGGCGTCCTGACTTATCTGCATGAGCCGGAGCAAAGCGATCCCTCTGTATCGGGAAACGTTCAGATCCGGGTCGATTCCGGGGTCCGCCAGGGTGACAGCGTCACCTCTCACTATGATCCGATGCTGGCCAAACTCATCGTCTGGTCTCCCGACAGAGCTGGCACTATTCACCAACTCTCAAAAGCACTGGCAGATTACCGGATGATTGGGCTGGCGACGAACATCGGTTACCTACAACAGGTTCTCAATCACCCCGTGTTCATCCAAGCCGCGATGACAACCCACTTTATTCAGGATCATCAAACAGATCTAAGCGGCGACAATGTACCAGCCGTGCATTTCCAGCCGTCTCAACAAAATGCGCAGGTCGTTCGTGTGCCAATCACCGCGTTATTCGCGGCAGTTTCAGCGATCAATTCAACCCCGCCAGTCAGCCACTGGCGGCTGAATCAGCGTCCCTTCCGCATCGTTCCGGTCCACTCACTTCAGGGAGAGACCTACCTGTTTCGATTTGAAATCGAACGGGCCGATCCGACACTCAGTGCGCAAACCAGCCAGGCACTCTGTTTAACTGAGATCACGATTAACGATGATAAATTTTCACTCGAACCCGATGCCAATCACATGCATTTGAGGGCGAGCAGTTCACAAGATGACGAGCAATTGTATGAACTTGAGCTGCAGGCGCAGCGATACCGCTTTGCGCAAATTCACCGTGACACCAGAACTCATATCTTCTATCAGCGCTGGCACACACCGTACCTGACAGGACACGATATCGAGCGGGAGCAATCGCACGAAGATCAGGCGCAGCAGGCCATTGCCCCGCTCAACGGTATTGTCACCGCCCTCCATTGCCAAGCCGGAGATATCGTCGAAAAAGATCAACCGCTGCTGGTGATCGAAGCGATGAAAATGGAATATACCGTCCAAGCCCCGTATTCGGGTACTGTCTCGACGGTGTTGTATGCGGTCGGCGATCAGGTGGCGCATGGCGACCTGTTGGTTGAACTCACAGAATAG
- a CDS encoding hydroxymethylglutaryl-CoA lyase, translating into MSTLPKAVRIVEVGARDGLQNEANISTETKIRFIEQLSQTGLTHIESGAFVSPKWVPQMADSSEVMSRIERRSGVVYSALIPNQRGLELALQAGANQVAIFTSASEGFSQRNINCSIADSLKRFEPVMALANTHGIPVRGYLSCVADCPYDGPTAPEQVARVARELSELGCYEVSLGDTIGTGTPLRIAAMLNQVGNTVPLTRLAVHFHDTWGQALANIYQALCMGITTIDSSTAGLGGCPYAKGASGNVATEDVLYLCQGLGIDTGVNLQQVAAAGWEVCRDLGKQPASKTSLALMAKSHHA; encoded by the coding sequence ATGAGCACGCTACCTAAAGCTGTCCGGATCGTTGAAGTCGGCGCCCGGGATGGCTTGCAGAATGAAGCAAACATCAGCACAGAAACCAAAATTCGTTTCATTGAGCAGCTCTCGCAAACCGGGCTGACCCATATTGAGTCCGGCGCCTTTGTCTCACCGAAATGGGTGCCACAAATGGCGGATTCCAGCGAAGTAATGAGCCGAATCGAGCGCCGCTCGGGAGTAGTTTATTCGGCGCTCATTCCGAACCAGAGAGGACTTGAGTTGGCCTTGCAAGCCGGCGCCAATCAAGTTGCCATTTTTACATCCGCTTCTGAGGGATTCAGCCAACGCAATATCAACTGCTCGATTGCCGACAGCCTCAAGCGGTTTGAGCCCGTGATGGCCCTGGCTAATACACATGGTATCCCGGTGCGGGGCTATCTCTCCTGTGTTGCTGACTGCCCGTACGATGGACCGACCGCACCGGAGCAGGTTGCCCGGGTCGCACGCGAGCTGAGTGAACTCGGTTGTTACGAGGTGTCTCTGGGAGATACCATCGGCACCGGGACCCCGCTGCGTATTGCCGCAATGTTAAATCAGGTTGGCAACACCGTTCCCCTGACCCGGCTGGCGGTTCACTTTCATGATACCTGGGGGCAGGCGCTGGCAAATATCTATCAGGCACTTTGCATGGGCATCACCACCATCGACAGCAGCACCGCCGGCCTGGGGGGCTGCCCCTACGCCAAAGGTGCCAGCGGGAATGTTGCCACGGAGGATGTTCTCTACCTGTGCCAGGGGCTGGGCATTGACACCGGGGTCAATTTGCAGCAAGTTGCGGCAGCTGGTTGGGAAGTTTGCCGCGATCTGGGCAAACAGCCGGCTTCTAAAACATCTCTGGCATTGATGGCAAAATCACACCATGCCTGA
- a CDS encoding autotransporter outer membrane beta-barrel domain-containing protein, which yields MRISTRQIRWILFVWVCAQTPAIAAERSNDDSLTGRLSDEMYQAISDLMLMANDFRGDKVSQKNLRQSHHRQAYIFSAPGRQETALRTSSLRAAAKDSSRASHTTGTPASPAYSELMLYQDGAFGEQSYTRLGAYFRVENDPQARERTALTTEPSQQRDGYSLTLGGDYLLNDNYLFGLALGLPFYDVNEDYRDSGSAGLVASGYFSYFRDNWYLDFTASYALMDTDIERRISFYSDSVINSANEADSDLWVFALGSGYVISYDYLNIALESSIEYTLSDTERYSERLSKGSANYLLSKIDDINELESMKFITGLSVSHPFRSSWGVFQPYARGYLHYDVNDGSERIISQLKADQSGSVLPIIVETDDSVYGRVHLGLSGAFNQDWHAYAEASTLIGLDDMSAYAFSVGVRMSFD from the coding sequence ATGAGGATCTCAACCAGGCAGATCAGATGGATTCTGTTCGTTTGGGTATGTGCTCAGACACCGGCGATTGCGGCTGAGCGGTCAAATGATGACAGCTTGACCGGCCGCCTGTCGGATGAAATGTACCAGGCGATTTCAGATCTCATGCTGATGGCCAACGATTTTCGCGGTGATAAAGTCTCACAAAAAAATCTGAGACAAAGCCACCACCGTCAGGCTTATATTTTCTCGGCACCCGGGCGACAGGAGACGGCGCTGCGAACATCCAGTCTGCGTGCGGCTGCGAAAGATTCATCCAGAGCATCTCATACGACAGGAACACCTGCATCGCCAGCATATTCTGAATTGATGCTCTATCAGGATGGCGCGTTTGGCGAGCAAAGCTACACCCGGCTGGGAGCCTATTTCCGGGTGGAAAATGATCCGCAGGCCAGAGAGCGAACGGCACTCACGACTGAGCCATCGCAGCAGAGGGATGGGTATTCCCTCACGTTGGGCGGGGACTACTTGCTCAATGATAATTATTTATTTGGTTTGGCTCTGGGGCTGCCGTTTTACGATGTTAATGAAGACTATCGCGACAGCGGGAGTGCTGGTCTGGTTGCCTCTGGCTACTTTAGTTACTTCCGGGATAACTGGTATCTCGATTTTACCGCCAGCTATGCGTTGATGGATACCGATATTGAGCGGCGAATTTCATTTTATAGTGATTCGGTGATTAACAGTGCCAATGAGGCAGACTCTGATCTGTGGGTGTTTGCACTCGGTAGCGGCTATGTGATCAGTTATGATTATCTGAATATTGCTTTGGAAAGTAGTATTGAATACACCTTGTCGGATACAGAGCGTTACTCAGAGCGGCTTTCAAAAGGGAGTGCCAACTATTTACTGTCCAAAATCGACGATATCAATGAATTGGAATCGATGAAGTTTATCACCGGCTTGAGTGTATCCCATCCGTTTCGCTCCAGCTGGGGGGTATTCCAGCCCTACGCCAGAGGTTACCTCCATTACGATGTCAATGACGGCTCTGAGCGGATTATCAGTCAGCTGAAAGCTGATCAGTCCGGAAGCGTGTTGCCGATTATTGTTGAAACCGATGATTCGGTCTACGGCAGGGTGCATTTGGGCTTATCTGGCGCTTTTAATCAGGACTGGCACGCTTATGCTGAGGCAAGTACCCTGATTGGGCTAGATGATATGTCCGCTTACGCCTTTTCCGTTGGGGTGAGGATGTCGTTTGATTAG
- a CDS encoding alpha/beta hydrolase family esterase, producing the protein MPRAFHFFLRCRLPRFLIALLIPCAATFAAQDTNLQLSFKTITVEGAVRSFYLNLPPQHQTSHESASVVIALHGGGRTDGDELAAQTDFHSLADRDGVIMVYPNGITAQWNDGREKTARRSREVMSADDVGYLSALIDHLVSAYRADPNRIFMTGLSNGGMMTLRMGCEASGKLAAIAAVIANMPMNLIDDCRPDTPLPVLLMNGTADPLVPWQGGHVGFRAKRMGQVASTDATLRFWLQHNHCDQPPNITAFADINTRDGSSVRRLRYPCHPAPLEVVLYSIEGGGHNFPGSQTPDLPRLLGPKNMDIQGAQEIWQFFIRHGL; encoded by the coding sequence ATGCCGAGAGCCTTTCACTTTTTCCTGCGCTGCCGACTCCCCCGGTTTCTCATCGCGCTGCTAATACCTTGTGCTGCAACGTTCGCTGCACAAGACACCAACCTGCAGTTGTCTTTCAAAACCATCACCGTTGAAGGTGCCGTCCGAAGTTTCTATCTGAACCTGCCCCCACAACACCAGACCAGTCACGAATCGGCTTCCGTGGTGATCGCGCTGCACGGCGGCGGGCGAACGGATGGGGATGAGCTGGCAGCACAAACAGACTTTCATTCACTGGCCGACCGGGACGGCGTGATCATGGTCTACCCGAACGGCATCACAGCACAATGGAATGACGGCCGGGAGAAGACTGCCCGACGCTCGCGCGAGGTAATGTCAGCTGATGATGTAGGGTATCTTTCGGCACTCATTGATCACCTGGTTTCAGCGTACCGTGCCGATCCGAACCGGATCTTCATGACCGGCCTATCGAACGGCGGCATGATGACCCTGCGTATGGGATGCGAAGCGAGTGGGAAACTGGCAGCAATTGCTGCGGTCATTGCGAACATGCCGATGAACCTCATCGATGACTGTCGACCAGATACACCACTGCCCGTATTACTGATGAACGGCACTGCCGATCCACTGGTCCCCTGGCAAGGCGGGCATGTCGGCTTTCGGGCCAAAAGGATGGGGCAAGTCGCCTCCACTGACGCCACTCTGAGGTTCTGGCTGCAGCACAACCACTGCGATCAGCCGCCAAACATCACAGCATTTGCTGATATCAACACTAGGGACGGTTCAAGCGTCCGGCGACTGCGATATCCATGCCATCCAGCCCCACTTGAAGTTGTGCTCTATAGCATTGAAGGTGGTGGGCATAACTTCCCCGGCAGTCAAACACCGGATCTTCCCCGTTTACTCGGTCCGAAAAATATGGATATTCAGGGCGCTCAGGAGATTTGGCAGTTTTTCATACGCCACGGGCTGTAA
- a CDS encoding adenosine deaminase, giving the protein MKEFIYGLPKVELHLHIEGSLEPELMFELAQRNQVQIPYTSPQAVRDAYQFHNLQSFLDIYYQGANVLIHEQDFFDLTWAYLLRCKEDNVVHTEIFFDPQTHTSRGIAFETVVNGIHRALEQGREALGISSQLIMCFLRHLDEASAFETLAQALPHKDKIIGVGLDSSELGHPPEKFHQVFQQALKEGFLTVAHAGEEGPAQNIDDALVLLGTTRIDHGVRCVEDDDLVTRLIEARVPLTVCPLSNTKLKVFESMAHHNVVDLLRKGMCVTLNSDDPAYFGGYMNDNFMAVAQAHPMSREEVAQFTLNAIEASFISDGEKARLRTMTESYLAQ; this is encoded by the coding sequence ATGAAAGAATTTATTTACGGTTTACCCAAAGTTGAACTCCATCTTCACATTGAAGGTTCATTAGAGCCTGAATTGATGTTTGAGCTGGCGCAACGGAACCAGGTTCAGATCCCATACACCTCGCCACAGGCGGTCCGTGATGCCTATCAGTTTCATAACTTACAATCTTTCCTTGATATTTATTATCAGGGCGCGAATGTATTGATCCATGAGCAGGACTTCTTCGACCTCACCTGGGCTTATTTGCTGCGCTGTAAAGAAGATAATGTCGTTCATACCGAGATATTTTTCGACCCGCAGACCCATACCAGCCGTGGCATCGCTTTTGAGACTGTTGTTAACGGGATTCATCGTGCACTGGAGCAGGGCCGCGAAGCGCTGGGGATTTCCAGTCAGTTGATTATGTGCTTCCTGCGTCATCTGGATGAAGCCTCCGCTTTTGAAACGCTTGCCCAGGCGCTGCCGCATAAAGATAAAATTATCGGGGTGGGGTTAGATTCTTCAGAGCTGGGTCATCCGCCGGAAAAATTTCATCAGGTATTCCAGCAAGCGTTGAAAGAAGGGTTCCTAACGGTGGCCCATGCCGGGGAAGAAGGCCCGGCGCAGAATATCGATGATGCTCTTGTGCTGTTGGGCACAACGCGCATTGACCATGGTGTCCGCTGTGTTGAGGATGATGATCTGGTGACTCGTTTGATTGAAGCGCGGGTGCCGCTGACCGTCTGCCCGTTGTCCAATACTAAACTGAAGGTGTTTGAATCCATGGCGCACCATAATGTTGTGGATTTGCTGCGTAAAGGGATGTGCGTAACCCTGAATTCAGATGATCCAGCCTATTTCGGCGGTTATATGAATGATAATTTTATGGCAGTGGCGCAGGCACACCCGATGAGTCGGGAAGAGGTTGCCCAGTTTACCTTAAATGCGATTGAAGCGAGTTTTATTTCTGACGGGGAAAAGGCACGGTTAAGAACCATGACGGAATCGTACCTGGCGCAGTAG
- a CDS encoding metal-dependent hydrolase, whose protein sequence is MHIGTAALTSSLAATAFLSAGHIAPITALWLMFLGTMGGLLPDIDSDNSTSMSTLFRLFGGLITFSLVGHIYQMVSMLELIVYALFCYLTIRYNFKALLEKVTVHRGCCHSIAFVVLSGLSCVSFIDLLGYGETTSWLSGLFLAGGGIVHLLLDEIYSVDLANRRIKMSFGSALKLCSNRNPLISCCQFVLIGCLLYQSPPWDEAWETLSNWGNFQLRPQWLNREELGDFFHDVIHSTTSAMNP, encoded by the coding sequence ATGCATATTGGAACAGCCGCGCTTACCAGCAGCCTGGCGGCGACAGCATTTTTGTCAGCCGGTCATATTGCGCCCATTACAGCCCTGTGGTTGATGTTTCTGGGGACGATGGGCGGGCTGCTGCCGGATATCGATTCGGACAACTCCACATCCATGAGCACCTTATTCAGGCTGTTCGGAGGATTGATCACCTTTAGCCTGGTGGGTCACATTTACCAGATGGTGTCGATGCTGGAGCTGATTGTCTATGCGCTGTTCTGCTACCTGACAATACGCTATAACTTTAAAGCCTTGCTTGAGAAAGTAACGGTGCACCGCGGTTGCTGCCACTCCATTGCATTTGTAGTGTTGTCCGGGTTGAGCTGCGTGTCATTTATTGACCTGCTTGGGTACGGTGAAACCACCAGTTGGCTCTCCGGGTTATTTCTTGCCGGTGGGGGGATTGTCCACCTGCTGTTGGATGAGATCTACAGTGTTGATCTGGCTAACCGGCGGATCAAGATGTCATTTGGCTCGGCATTGAAACTTTGCTCAAACCGCAACCCCTTGATCAGTTGCTGCCAGTTTGTGTTAATCGGGTGTCTGTTGTATCAGAGCCCGCCCTGGGATGAAGCCTGGGAGACACTGTCGAATTGGGGGAATTTTCAGCTCCGCCCGCAATGGCTGAACCGGGAAGAGCTCGGTGATTTTTTCCATGATGTGATTCATTCGACCACGAGTGCTATGAACCCCTAA
- a CDS encoding methyltransferase family protein, with protein MDRLALKVPPVAIMGIVAGLMWGVSRALPEMQNLASVGNYLALVCFVLGVLIPLLGVRAFRQAQTTVNPLAPQQARVLVQTGVYARTRNPMYLGFLLLLMGWGFLLQSGYALILCAGFVTYMNRFQIQPEEQTLRQLFPESYPAYQHKVRRWC; from the coding sequence ATGGACCGTCTGGCACTGAAAGTACCACCTGTTGCGATCATGGGAATTGTTGCAGGATTGATGTGGGGTGTCTCGCGCGCCTTGCCTGAGATGCAAAACCTGGCCTCGGTGGGCAATTATTTAGCTCTGGTTTGTTTTGTGCTTGGCGTGCTGATCCCTTTGTTGGGTGTGCGAGCATTTCGTCAGGCGCAAACGACGGTGAATCCGCTGGCGCCGCAGCAGGCGAGGGTTCTGGTGCAAACCGGGGTCTACGCCAGGACCCGAAACCCAATGTACCTTGGTTTTTTATTACTGCTGATGGGCTGGGGTTTTCTGTTACAGAGTGGTTATGCCTTGATCTTATGTGCTGGTTTCGTGACGTATATGAACCGGTTTCAGATCCAGCCTGAAGAGCAGACCCTCCGTCAGTTGTTTCCTGAAAGTTATCCGGCTTATCAACACAAGGTCAGGCGTTGGTGTTAG
- a CDS encoding GNAT family N-acetyltransferase: protein MKQEVKPSVKFVMCTFSEHGSAILAILNEVICNSTALYDYHPRTMTQMEAWFKTKQQGNYPVIGAVDEHGTLMGFATYGRFREQPAFKYTVEHSLYLHVDFRGRGLAKPLMAELIAMAQQQGMHVLMGAIDAENAGSIALHQKLGFIHAGTICQAGFKFGRWLDLSLYQLNLPTPASPCDG, encoded by the coding sequence ATGAAACAGGAAGTTAAACCATCCGTGAAATTCGTTATGTGCACCTTCAGTGAACACGGTTCAGCGATTCTGGCGATTCTGAACGAGGTGATCTGTAACTCCACGGCGTTGTACGATTATCATCCTCGCACCATGACCCAGATGGAAGCCTGGTTTAAGACGAAACAGCAGGGTAATTACCCGGTGATCGGCGCGGTCGATGAACACGGCACTCTGATGGGGTTTGCCACTTATGGCCGCTTTCGAGAACAGCCGGCCTTTAAATATACCGTTGAACACTCGCTCTATCTGCATGTCGATTTTCGCGGTCGGGGCCTGGCGAAACCCTTAATGGCTGAGCTCATTGCCATGGCGCAGCAGCAGGGGATGCATGTCCTGATGGGGGCGATTGATGCAGAGAATGCCGGGAGTATTGCCCTCCACCAAAAGCTGGGGTTTATCCACGCTGGAACCATTTGTCAGGCAGGATTTAAATTTGGCCGCTGGCTGGATTTAAGCTTGTACCAACTGAACCTGCCGACACCAGCTTCGCCTTGTGACGGTTAA
- a CDS encoding DUF294 nucleotidyltransferase-like domain-containing protein, translating into MEAEQLEILSFISQYPPFDNLPEETQQQVALNIEVSYYRAGSMILNFGDEIHDLYMIRSGAVEIYRRKGELYNRIDEGDLFGQMGLLMNNRVRMPAKAIEDTLIYCIPEAVFNSLYDEFDAFADFVEVEESARLRSVVSTQTEANDLTTSKVKTLLTRDPFLISKNESIQTAAKTMAEENTSSLLITDPDASDDDEDQEPLIGIITDRDLCTRVLASGIDVSTPVSEVMTTEVISLDHNAYVFEAMLTMLRYNVHHLPVLRNKIPIGIIGLTDIVRYESQNSLLLVSTIFQQQTVEDLQQLSEQVRDCFVRMVNEDANSHMVGSAMAVIGRSFKQRLLELAEEKLGPPPIPYCFLALGSMARDEQLAVTDQDNAIILDNSYNEQKHGQYFIDLAKFVCDGLAACGYTYCTGDIMATNPEWRKTRQEWETCFADWIDNPKPQALLNSSIFFDLDGVYGREKWAEQLNSFIVRRARKNNRFLACLARNAINRTPPLGFFKDFVMEKDGRHNNSINLKRRGTAPLSDLIRVHALAVGSRSQNSFERLDDIIEAGILPKGRGQDLRDAMEFIYMVRIRHQALDIEAGIEPDNSIEPENMSDFERRNLKAAFQILSNAQNFIKFRYQGNRR; encoded by the coding sequence ATGGAAGCAGAACAGCTCGAAATTCTGAGCTTTATCAGCCAGTACCCACCTTTTGATAACCTCCCGGAAGAAACGCAGCAGCAGGTTGCCCTGAACATTGAGGTTTCCTACTACCGTGCGGGCAGTATGATCCTCAACTTCGGGGACGAAATTCATGATCTCTACATGATCCGCAGCGGGGCCGTTGAAATCTATCGCCGTAAAGGGGAACTGTATAACCGAATTGACGAGGGTGATCTGTTCGGCCAAATGGGTTTACTGATGAATAACCGGGTGCGGATGCCGGCAAAGGCAATTGAGGATACCCTGATTTACTGTATTCCGGAGGCCGTCTTCAACAGCCTTTACGATGAGTTTGATGCCTTTGCAGATTTTGTCGAGGTCGAGGAAAGTGCTCGCCTGCGCAGTGTCGTCTCGACACAAACCGAAGCCAATGACCTGACGACCTCGAAAGTCAAAACCCTGCTGACCCGCGATCCTTTCTTGATCAGTAAAAACGAATCAATCCAGACTGCGGCGAAAACCATGGCGGAAGAGAACACCTCGTCGTTGCTGATCACCGATCCGGATGCCAGTGATGACGATGAAGATCAGGAGCCGCTCATTGGCATCATTACCGACCGTGACTTATGTACCCGAGTTCTGGCCAGCGGGATCGATGTCTCAACCCCGGTGTCGGAAGTGATGACCACAGAAGTGATATCACTCGATCACAATGCCTACGTCTTTGAAGCTATGCTGACCATGCTGCGCTATAACGTCCACCATCTGCCGGTGTTACGGAACAAAATCCCAATTGGCATTATCGGCCTGACGGATATCGTCCGTTACGAATCTCAGAACAGCCTGCTGCTGGTGAGTACAATTTTCCAGCAACAAACCGTTGAAGATCTCCAGCAGTTGTCCGAGCAGGTCCGGGACTGTTTTGTCCGGATGGTCAACGAAGATGCCAACTCCCACATGGTCGGCAGCGCCATGGCGGTGATTGGCCGCAGTTTTAAGCAACGTCTGCTGGAGTTAGCGGAAGAAAAATTGGGGCCACCGCCGATCCCCTACTGCTTCCTGGCACTGGGTTCAATGGCCCGGGACGAACAGCTTGCGGTCACTGATCAGGACAATGCGATTATCCTCGATAACAGCTATAACGAGCAAAAACATGGGCAGTACTTTATCGATTTAGCCAAATTCGTTTGTGACGGATTAGCGGCCTGCGGCTACACCTACTGTACCGGCGATATTATGGCCACCAACCCGGAATGGCGAAAAACCCGCCAGGAGTGGGAAACTTGTTTTGCAGACTGGATTGATAACCCCAAACCTCAGGCATTGCTCAATAGCTCAATCTTCTTCGATCTCGATGGTGTTTACGGACGGGAGAAGTGGGCGGAACAACTCAACAGCTTCATCGTTCGCCGGGCACGAAAAAATAACCGCTTCCTGGCTTGCCTGGCACGCAATGCCATCAACCGCACACCGCCCCTGGGCTTTTTCAAAGATTTCGTGATGGAAAAAGATGGCCGCCACAACAACTCAATTAACCTCAAGCGCCGCGGTACCGCACCGCTGTCGGATCTCATTCGAGTTCATGCCCTGGCTGTCGGCTCCCGCTCACAAAACTCCTTCGAGCGCCTGGATGATATTATCGAAGCCGGCATTTTGCCAAAAGGCCGAGGCCAGGATTTACGCGATGCCATGGAATTCATATACATGGTCCGTATCCGCCACCAGGCTCTGGATATTGAAGCCGGGATTGAACCGGATAACAGTATCGAACCGGAAAACATGTCCGACTTTGAGCGGCGAAACCTGAAAGCTGCATTCCAGATTCTCAGTAATGCGCAAAATTTTATTAAGTTTCGCTACCAGGGTAATCGTCGCTAA
- a CDS encoding 3'-5' exonuclease: MFNTNTSSRLLTNHNTPDWPTFFTMLADQAKDQRLQHYYTAGMISGDTPLKDVPFVALDFETTGLDPKQDEIISIGLVPFDINRIRCRNSAQWFVNPNRPLEEESVVIHGITDSDVSRAPELLRILEEVLSALAGKIVVVHYRQIEREFMNSALKSRLNEGIRFPVVDTLAIESAIQHRKFGGLWNKLKGNKPGSVRLGRCRQRYGLPIYPPHHALTDALATAELLQAQIAYHFDPETPISEIWL, translated from the coding sequence ATGTTTAACACCAACACGTCCAGCCGGTTACTGACCAACCATAATACGCCGGACTGGCCAACCTTCTTTACCATGCTGGCAGACCAGGCCAAAGACCAGCGACTGCAACACTACTATACAGCCGGTATGATCAGCGGTGATACACCGCTAAAAGACGTGCCGTTTGTCGCACTTGACTTTGAAACCACAGGATTGGATCCGAAACAGGATGAGATCATCAGTATCGGCTTGGTGCCGTTTGATATCAATCGGATCCGGTGCCGGAATTCGGCGCAATGGTTTGTTAATCCAAACCGGCCGCTTGAAGAAGAATCAGTCGTCATTCATGGTATCACCGATTCCGATGTCAGCCGGGCACCGGAATTGTTGCGGATCCTGGAAGAAGTCCTCTCTGCCCTGGCCGGTAAAATTGTGGTCGTGCACTACCGCCAAATCGAGCGGGAATTTATGAACAGTGCTCTCAAGTCCAGGCTCAATGAAGGGATCCGCTTTCCGGTTGTCGATACCCTGGCTATCGAGTCTGCCATCCAGCATCGTAAATTCGGCGGCCTGTGGAATAAGCTCAAAGGCAATAAACCCGGGTCGGTCCGTTTAGGTCGATGTCGGCAACGCTATGGTTTACCGATTTACCCCCCGCACCATGCACTCACGGATGCGCTGGCGACAGCCGAACTGCTGCAAGCGCAAATTGCCTATCACTTTGATCCAGAGACGCCTATCTCCGAGATATGGCTCTAG